A portion of the Roseofilum capinflatum BLCC-M114 genome contains these proteins:
- a CDS encoding nucleotidyltransferase domain-containing protein: MTKETLNTILNQTCQKLKNLYGQQIDQIILYGSQARGDAEPDSDIDILIILKQDFQYSEESNRISQTIADLCLEYNTLISCALASSRQFQEYNNSFFRNIRREGIPL, from the coding sequence ATGACCAAAGAAACTCTTAACACTATCTTAAACCAAACCTGTCAAAAACTGAAAAACCTATACGGCCAGCAAATTGACCAAATTATTCTCTATGGTTCTCAAGCAAGAGGGGATGCAGAACCTGACTCAGATATCGATATTTTAATCATTCTGAAACAAGACTTTCAATATTCTGAAGAGAGCAACAGAATTAGCCAAACAATTGCCGATTTATGCTTAGAATATAATACGTTGATAAGCTGTGCTTTAGCCAGTAGTCGCCAATTCCAAGAGTATAACAATAGCTTCTTTCGTAACATCCGCCGAGAAGGTATACCCCTATGA
- a CDS encoding HEPN domain-containing protein, with product MTPEQQKLLEKANRSLQAARELNRTGFPDFAASRTYYAMFYIATAFLEGEGLSYSKHSAVIAAFSRIFARTNRIPVDILHHFPYELVDSRLINAEIIRLRADYNTELDIPEIDVEQLISQGEEMLNFALGNIDSLPPYSP from the coding sequence ATGACACCAGAACAGCAAAAATTGCTGGAAAAAGCGAATCGCAGTCTACAAGCTGCCAGAGAGTTAAACCGTACAGGTTTTCCGGATTTTGCGGCATCGCGCACTTACTACGCTATGTTTTATATTGCCACAGCATTTTTAGAAGGCGAGGGGTTGTCCTACTCTAAACATTCAGCAGTTATCGCCGCTTTCAGTAGGATATTTGCTCGCACTAATCGCATTCCGGTTGATATACTACATCACTTTCCGTATGAGCTAGTAGATAGCCGTCTCATTAATGCGGAAATAATCCGATTAAGAGCTGATTACAACACCGAACTCGATATTCCAGAAATTGATGTGGAACAACTGATATCTCAGGGGGAAGAAATGCTGAATTTTGCTTTAGGGAATATCGATTCATTGCCCCCATATTCACCCTAG